A section of the Humulus lupulus chromosome 2, drHumLupu1.1, whole genome shotgun sequence genome encodes:
- the LOC133815721 gene encoding uncharacterized protein LOC133815721 — MGLGVNLTAWSTVCLPKTLGGLGFGEGSKWNKAMLGKYIWAINHQQETLWVKWIHTVYLKGTDFWLYQLKTDTSWYWKKLCQLRNLFAQEDIDNASSHVKFRIGLLYAKLIHQVPAKYHQFVWNRMSIPKHKFITWQTVNSKLLTRDHLIRVSMVIESGSCPVCELAAGNHNHLFFECLFSQKVVWLIQGWVRCNWPLSFTAWTAWIKDMKGGTHALLVAAVFSATVYYLWHNRNICHFQHYSLSVNSVKELIKKDIMFRLSCFNHKIVRGIKLSY; from the coding sequence ATGGGACTAGGAGTAAACCTCACTGCTTGGTCTACAGTGTGTTTGCCGAAAACCCTTGGAGGATTGGGCTTTGGTGAAGGTTCTAAATGGAACAAGGCCATGCTTGGGAAGTATATATGGGCAATAAACCATCAACAAGAGACTTTGTGGGTCAAATGGATTCATACGGTGTACTTAAAAGGGACTGATTTCTGGCTCTACCAGCTCAAAACAGACACAAGCTGGTATTGGAAGAAACTCTGTCAATTACGTAACTTGTTTGCTCAGGAGGACATTGATAATGCGAGTAGTCATGTGAAGTTTAGGATTGGGCTGTTGTATGCTAAGCTTATCCACCAAGTTCCGGCCAAGTATCATCAGTTTGTTTGGAATCGAATGAGCATTCCTAAGCATAAATTTATCACTTGGCAAACTGTTAACTCTAAGCTTTTAACTAGAGATCATCTTATTAGAGTTTCTATGGTTATTGAATCTGGTTCTTGCCCGGTCTGTGAGCTGGCAGCTGGAAACCACAATCACTTGTTTTTTGAGTGCCTATTTTCTCAGAAGGTGGTTTGGCTGATTCAAGGCTGGGTCCGTTGCAATTGGCCTCTTAGTTTCACGGCTTGGACTGCTTGGATTAAAGATATGAAGGGGGGTACTCATGCCTTGCTAGTGGCTGCTGTTTTCTCAGCAACCGTGTATTACCTTTGGCATAACAGGAATATTTGTCATTTTCAGCACTATTCTCTTAGTGTTAATTCTGTCAAAGAATTGATCAAAAAAGACATTATGTTTAGACTTAGTTGTTTTAACCATAAGATTGTTAGAGGCATTAAGCTGAGCTACTGA